The Diadema setosum chromosome 12, eeDiaSeto1, whole genome shotgun sequence genome has a segment encoding these proteins:
- the LOC140236094 gene encoding BAG family molecular chaperone regulator 1-like yields MVWYELDMESEENEVVRLSVSHGPDKYNVELPLTTVVRQLSQRLEELTGVPTGGQKLIHRGKHLQDPEQTLNAAGLKQGSKLMLIGKKTNPEEDENYKAIVEVEKKSEAVTERQTEIKEEVDGVQQGYLQKDQEKDSLSRLDKRLATCHEEYVRLIERLDSLDMSSSNQAIRGKRKSVIVAIQKHLEVNDVVDATIKRLQDPSGS; encoded by the exons ATGGTATGGTATGAGTTGGACATGGAAAGCGAGGAAAACGAAGTTGTACGGCTGTCTGTCTCTCATG ggcCAGACAAATACAATGTGGAGCTGCCATTAACCACTGTGGTGAGACAATTATCCCAGAGACTGGAAGAGCTCACAGGAGTGCCCACTGGAGGACAAAAGTTGATTCACAGGG GTAAACATTTGCAGGATCCAGAGCAGACACTGAACGCTGCTGGACTGAAGCAGGGGAGTAAGCTGATGCTTATTGGCAAAAAA ACCAATCCAGAGGAAGATGAGAACTACAAGGCGATCGTTGAGGTGGAGAAGAAGTCGGAAGCTGTGACCGAGCGGCAGACAGAAATCAAAGAGGAGGTGGATGGTGTTCAACAG GGCTACCTTCAGAAGGACCAGGAGAAAGACTCTTTATCAAGACTGGACAAGAGGCTAGCTACCTGTCACGAGGAGTATGTCAGGCTGATAGAAAGACTAGACTCTTTG GATATGAGCAGCAGTAACCAGGCGATCCGCGGGAAAAGGAAGAGCGTTATCGTGGCTATCCAGAAACACCTTGAGGTAAACGACGTCGTGGACGCGACGATAAAACGGCTGCAGGATCCCAGTGGCAGTTGA